Proteins encoded by one window of Agelaius phoeniceus isolate bAgePho1 chromosome 5, bAgePho1.hap1, whole genome shotgun sequence:
- the GOLT1B gene encoding vesicle transport protein GOT1B isoform X1 yields the protein MISLSDTQKIGMGLTGFGVFFLFFGMILFFDKALLAIGNVLFVAGLSFVIGLERTFRFFFQKHKMKATGFFLGGVLIVLIGWPLIGMILEIYGFFLLFRGFFPVVVGFIRRVPVLGYLLNLPGISSLVDKVGESNNMV from the exons ATGATCTCCCTGTCCGACACGCAGA agaTTGGAATGGGACTAACAGGCTTTGGagtgttttttctcttctttggaATGATACTCTTCTTCGACAAAGCTCTTTTGGCTATTGGAAAT GTTTTATTTGTGGCTGGCTTGTCTTTTGTTATCGGTTTAGAAAGAacattcagatttttctttcaaaaacacaaaatgaaaGCAACGGGCTTCTTCCTGGGTGGTGTACTCATAGTTCTCATTGGCTGGCCTTTAATAGGAATGATCCTGGAAATTTATGGGTTCTTCCTATTGTTCAG GGGGTTCTTTCCTGTGGTGGTTGGCTTTATTAGAAGAGTTCCAGTTCTTGGATATCTCTTGAATTTACCTGGTATAAGCTCG CTTGTAGATAAAGTTGGAGAAAGCAACAACATGGTATAA
- the GOLT1B gene encoding vesicle transport protein GOT1B isoform X2 yields MISLSDTQKIGMGLTGFGVFFLFFGMILFFDKALLAIGNVLFVAGLSFVIGLERTFRFFFQKHKMKATGFFLGGVLIVLIGWPLIGMILEIYGFFLLFRGFFPVVVGFIRRVPVLGYLLNLPGISSPT; encoded by the exons ATGATCTCCCTGTCCGACACGCAGA agaTTGGAATGGGACTAACAGGCTTTGGagtgttttttctcttctttggaATGATACTCTTCTTCGACAAAGCTCTTTTGGCTATTGGAAAT GTTTTATTTGTGGCTGGCTTGTCTTTTGTTATCGGTTTAGAAAGAacattcagatttttctttcaaaaacacaaaatgaaaGCAACGGGCTTCTTCCTGGGTGGTGTACTCATAGTTCTCATTGGCTGGCCTTTAATAGGAATGATCCTGGAAATTTATGGGTTCTTCCTATTGTTCAG GGGGTTCTTTCCTGTGGTGGTTGGCTTTATTAGAAGAGTTCCAGTTCTTGGATATCTCTTGAATTTACCTGGTATAAGCTCG CCTACGTAG